AGTCAAATCAAAAAAATACTAGTCCTGTTTGATTCTGTCTGACATTTTCTGTATATTCAGTATGATGATCTCAATACAAAAAGAGTAAAAGAATAAAGGCACCTGTTAGTGTAGTTCTTCATGCAGCCAATAGATGTTAGTGTTGAAGAGATTCCAGTCAAACTTCAGCCTTCTCTCaggaaaatgtcaacaaactCAGTGCACAGGGGAGTCTTATTCTCACAAAAAAGCctggaaaaacattaaattggcagtttatttgacattttcggGTGGCTATGCACTCCAGAAAACCAGCTATCAAAAACTACATTCAACAAAATAGTACTATGTTGTTGGTAGGAATAATCGGCAGTATTTTTATAGTACACCTCTAGTCtacatacaaaaaatatcaaaagaaaGCAAATAATCCCCCTGACATTCACCTGAAATCTACACCATTAACTTTGCAGTGTCAAACagccacaaaaaaacagaacaaaaagtcTAATCCAATTAAATCTTTTCACAGTAAGTACCAGTAAATAAATCTCAGCAGTTGTTTAGGAAACACAATCCGTTTCTTGTACACATAACACAAAGTTATGCCAGTGCTAAAATACTTTGACAAGTACTTATTTGTGCTAAACAAAGAGATGGTTTTCTATTATCAAGGCACCATTTTGCTATCAGTccaaaaatattaattcataCAAAATTGCCTTGAATATGCATTGTATAATACAACCCTGCTGAAAATTCTGAAACGTATGCAAGAACTATGTTAgtctactactactggtacaactacaactaccaccactactactaatacgaGTACAACTATTATAAcatctactgctactactaccaccaccactactactaatactagaACTACTATTAGtacaactactgctactactactactactactacaactaccaccactactactaatatgagTACAACTATTAGaacaactactgctactactactaccaccactactactaatactagtacaactactattagaacaactactactacaaccactactattctgtaataaaaaacaacacaattcagCAAATTGTCtcaatgcaaaacaaacaaaaatattagctTATTGTGGTTTTTCCATTCTTTGAGGTCAAAGGCAACAATCACGTTTCCACgtcattgacggcaatggacgtGCAATCGATCCTCTTGCTTTGTCGGGATTGCACATCCATGGCCGCCCATAGCGCAAAAACAGTGAAATCTTGAAAGATAAAAGGTGCGTTTGGCGTCTGATACTTCCAGGTATTTCTTGAGAGTCTTCACATAGCGTCACACATAGTGCTCGCGATGGTTGATGAAGACCCGCTCCGACCCGCTTTGATGGCAAACCCACTCCAAGCGGGACTTCGGCGCGGGGCTCCGTCGGGTGGGGAGCGCCACCGCCGGGACTGTCCGCTTCTCGGCCCCGCCGCCCTGTGAGCAAACGTTGAACAGGTTGCGTGGCAAATTCCCGGGTACGAAAGGGTTGCGCTTTACCTGACACAGCCAAGGCACTTGGGATGCGTGGACCCCCGGGGGAAGAGTCGGCGCTCGCTCAGAGTAGGGTGGAGGGGGCTTGTGCGTGGGAGGGAGGTCAATCCTGAACACAAACACCAGAAAAATCAATAGTCAAGTCATAACAATTGCATTACAGTAATACTTCATTTATCGCAGTATAACCATGATGTATGGACTCTGACTTTACAGAGcgttatttggacttttaaaccTTCTTTGTACTATAATTTAACAATTGGAATTCTGCTTAGTCCACAGAACTTTACTTAAAAGGTGGag
This portion of the Stigmatopora nigra isolate UIUO_SnigA chromosome 19, RoL_Snig_1.1, whole genome shotgun sequence genome encodes:
- the LOC144212633 gene encoding uncharacterized protein LOC144212633 gives rise to the protein MAVAGAAIGAVLALFLMAVFVIVLVTARKAPPAAFSDKVIDLPPTHKPPPPYSERAPTLPPGVHASQVPWLCQVKRNPFVPGNLPRNLFNVCSQGGGAEKRTVPAVALPTRRSPAPKSRLEWVCHQSGSERVFINHREHYV